The Diadema setosum chromosome 8, eeDiaSeto1, whole genome shotgun sequence genome includes the window TACACTTCAATCAAGAATACACGAAAAATATCATCAGCACTAAACTACAAACTGTTGCAACAAAGTATTAGTAATGTACAAAATGGATGATCACAGAGTAGAAAATACATAGATTTGATGATCCTATCTTGAAGAGCTGGAGCTGGAGCGACTGTATCTGCGACGCCTGGCGGGTGACCTGGAACGTGACCTGGACCTGGATCTGGAACGGGATCGGGATCTGTTGCCTGGAGATCTTCTCCTGGGTGGTGGTGACCTTAAAGGGGGAAGACAGAATGGAGGAAagcatacaattttattttcaaatagaTGCATTACAAAGACTGCACAGAGAAATGAACTTATTTTGTTCTAAAGTTGAAGAAAAGTACAATGAAtctatatacagtgcactcctgttacaacagagttataatgaaattccagttacaacgaagtaaaattcCGGccacattatccactctatgtattttcattgtttatttattcagttataacaaaatttcaatacaccgaaagaaaactgccggtcccgaggacttcattataactgGAGTTCACTGTATGACAACAAGGCTTTGGGATCAAATACATCATGCATTTCTCCTAAGACTACATAGGCATATCAGAGCTACTTTGTACAGAATCGAATTGTAAGACTAAATAAGAGAGACAAGACTCATCCCAAATCTTGTCTGTTGCTGTGTATTGAAATGAATGCATACATAAAGAAAGTGAGAAGCAATATTAGTAGCCCAATACAATACCTCTGTGTTGGTCAATCAGACTTCTACCTAGCCAAATTACTTGCAGCTTCTCATATGCAATATGTTACCCAATACTGATGTCAGCATCTATAGATTCGCACTAATTTCTTTATATAACTTCTGAATGTCAAACATAAACACCATTTGATAATCACTCCCATCTTCCTACTCTGCAAAAGAATATCAGCATTAACATTCAGTCTTTGAGTTGCAATAACATTTCAAAAGTTGTCTTTGCTGTGAGCTAGTGTCCTTCTCTATCATCATTTGCTTTACTAGGCACTGGAGGTTTTGACAATCAGTAAGCACTTCACCCTGAATCTTCAAAAAAGTGCTTGCAGACGAAAAAGCTGCTGAAACCTGCTTATTCAATAGCAGGAAGCCAGTAGAGTAAAACAAGTACTTCATGatcatttatgcattttttttttttttttaaatgtacacAGTTTACCTTCTCCTGTCCCTGAATCTGGGCGGGGTACGTCTCCAACCTGGTCCCCTTCTGGGAGGACTTCGTCTTGGTGGTGGCGGGGGTCTGGCCCGCGGAACGGGGGCCAGGACAAAAGCTGCTGTGATTTCCTGTCCATCAATCTGACCTGGGGTGACAAGCATTTGAAGAGGGACAGTGTtacatgaggaaaaaaaaaatgctactttTACTGAATACAGGCAAAATGTTACTAGCGAATAATGCAAGAAGCCATTATGCAAATTGAGGGAACACGGCATAACttaaaaaattgcaaaacagaagagatttgacatgtttgatggtgtataaaaatatgtaaaactgACAAACTGTCcccaaagggaaaaaaaaccccagtaTTTGCAATGtttgatgcatcacgcgttaccccggggtaccgtagtaccccgggtaaccgcGTTGTCTAgtgccacctcacgtccactcgaggacagccagagaaaaatgtatGCAATGCGGGTGCGTGTACAcagcattcccatgccactgcatgttatactatgcgtgcatggaagctgcgataccactagcgtgtgctttagtgcagtgcagtgcagtggctagcgcgcgctagctccagcaccaaaataatttcctctttttggcacccagggtacaacctttttaaaaaaataaataattcagcaaaatggctgattttcattcggtaccccgggataccattcaTGTCATTGTTTATTGCAAATACTGCttctttcggggggggggggggggggaggcaaattGGTTGAATGAACTAGTGAAATGATATAGCAGAGGAACTTTAATGTGAAGCATCTCAGATCAATAACAAACAGCATGAATTTTAACATCTATCTTTAGAATGTAACAGCTCTGAGTTGGATCTCTGGGAGCTATAATGGGGTAAAGCACGTGACAAAAACACGCATTAAATGGACAGATATACTGCCCACACAATCTTGCCACAAATTCATAGCGGTAAAGGTGATGGCTACAATGCATATTTGTGTTTGGAATATGCTTCATAGGTGTACAATTGTCCATTCACATGACTATAAAACAAGTAATATCTGCAGAATGACATTTTCGCAAATTGTAGACAGCcatttttttgtggcatgaaattttcgtggaTTGCCACTTGCATTTAATGTGCATAGTGTAAACAACAACTTCTGTGTGCatcaaaattttgcaaatcttggctgtTGTGGAAATatgcgaaattgaaatgcattttaGTTGTAGTATGGCATGGGTGAAAAGAAGTGATATTAAAAAGATGCTTTTAGAATTTGAAGATTTTCAAGATTCCCCCATTACCTCCGTCCATGTGCTTCAAAGCCTTCTCAGCATCGTTCGATGACACGTAGTCGATGTAAGCAAAGCCTCGGGACATGTGTTGGTGCACACGGTCGTTGGGCAGCTCAATGCTCTTCACTGCACCATAGATGGAGAAAATCTCCATCAGGTGTTCTTTATTGACATTGCGGGTCAGCCGGCCAACATGAAGTCTCGACGACTTCGGGGATGGGGTACGCTTGCGACGAGGTGGGCTCCTCGACCTAGGGCAAAACACCAAATCACAGTCAGGTCTTTcacataaaatttgttttcttaaataAATCTAACTTTCTTCTGTGATACTCACCCACACATGGATAAACACATATATTAACAGTCCAAAGAGTTTTGTTTATCATACTGTCATCCACATTTCTTGTACCAAAAAAGAGCCCacgtatactgtatacgctatatatttcgccagggatttattttcgcgaatttcgcgagtcgggagctattcgcgaaattaacaacatgcgaaaatattaccttccaaaatgaatcccttgcgttgatgatacgaacatttcagtactagtataccatgtcatagcttaccgaacagaccatactggctaagcttgtttacgtatatatagcacgtccacgtatacttacgaatactgtagagagccaatccattatcgcTAGGGGACCACTCGTCAGTTaaatctagcgcgatggacttaaccacttcaaaaatattgtattctaacttactagttagcagagtttggtaagtttttttcatgcagtgtataactagtatcattcttatttgctagtaagttgaaaattcacactttctttgccacttcatattttctctggtcccccaatcgcgaatttaatcactcgcgaaaatgtgtgacagcggcaattcgcgaaaatttatgtacgcgaaaattatagcgtatacagtaattatgATCCATAATCATAACTTATGGTCATTCTAAAGACTGATTATGGTTAACAGAAATCATGCAGAGGAATATTTTCAAACTTCACTGTTCTCAAATGACCTCTATAAGGTTGACATGATGTAGCATGTGTGCAGCTAAAGtccaaacaaaagaaatctttCAAAGACTTGAAATTTCTTGTtacaaacatttgttttttttccaaagttaTAGCACGGAttgattttttacatttatttaaagTAACATACAGACAAAGCTAGACATAAGAATCTATTATCATCACAAAAAATGCTATATGTGTTGTAACGTATCATAAGAAATGGATATTATTGAAGACAATTAAGTGGAACAGTTgaagctgcaaaaaaaaaaaaaaaaaaaagattattcaaCAACCCCCACATCTACAAACTCGAGTATTATGTTGCTGACATCTTCACCATGCTATCAACCAGACAGTATGCAGGAGTGCTTATCTAGTATACAAGCCATGTACACAAGAAGATGTAACCTACAGTTCTTTGGACTTACCTAGATCTACTTCTTTTTGGCTTTGGCTTCTCTTtgacttctttcttcttctcctcagTCTTCTTGACCACCTCCTTCTCAGCTCCTTTCTCCTTGTCTCCTGTCCCTGCCCCTCCTCGTCCCTTGGACGCACTCCTGCTCCTACTCTTGCTGCGGCTACGGCTGCGGCTCCTGCTGCTCCCCGAGTCACTGCCCGACCCGCTGCCCGATCCACTGGAGCTGCCCGAGCTGGACCGGCTGCTTGACCTTGACGACCTCGAGCGGGATCTCGAGCTCCCCGAGCTGCTCCCTGTTGAGCTGGAGCGGCTCCGGGATCGACTAGAACTGAAAACGTACGAGGACAAGGAAAAGTTGGAATATTATTCAGAACTTACTCAACACATCAACCTCACTCCCAATTTACTGCTGCCTAACCAAATCTCTGTTTACAAAGGATGTTTAAAAAGCCTACAATAGTGTGCAGCATTACTGGACTCAATACTTTGCTCATAATTTGTTGGTTTTCAAGTCCTCCTCCCCATTGAAATATATTCCTCCCTTTTCACAACAGATATTTACTGCAGTGCAGTCTTCATTGCATGTAAGGCCAagcaaaaaaggggaaaaaattgtAGTTTCTCATCACACCCCGCATCGTCATTTGCTGTGgcttgaaaatgaaaacaataaaaagacgAAATTTCTATTGATTTTTAGCTGTTTCCAGTTGTTGAACCTCCCATATTCACAACCTACTGTACATATCGCACAGTACTTAGAAGCGACTTGAAATTAGACTACCCGAATAGTGTTAAggcagaaaaaagagaaaaaaagaagaagaagaaaaaaaagaagtgctcTCATCCTCCTTTCATCACAAAGTTAGGACGAGACAccaaaaatacagtgtactcttgttacaatgaacaaggttataacgaaattccggttacaacgaagtaaaaatttgagcCGCAGCATTAACCACtctgtgtttttttattgttttgatgtaatgaaagaaaactgccagtcccgaggacttcttGATGGAAGTCCACTGTATTCTTTTTACTTGGCCTACTGGGTGTAGAGTGCTCACCTTCCTGTACTACTGCCCGATCCTGAAGAGCTTCTTGATGAGACCGACTTACTCCGTCTCTTCTTGTCTCGCCCACGGCTACGCCGCTCGCCTCTTCCACCACTGCGGCTCCTACTTCTGGTGCGACTTCGGGGCCTGAAGAGAAACAAGGAATTAACAGGAAGAGTTCAAACGATTAACACATATCATTTGGCATGGTGAAATACGATTCATCCTCTAATCCAGattactctattttttttttattcatgaagaacagagcaaaaagaagtacatatttCATAAGCTCTGCACGGTAGCAAATCTAAAGGACAGTGAGTTTCATTTACAGAAATCACATAGTAATATTACTTCGGTACAAGTGTGCTTGCACACCAAACCAATGCCACAGTACATGTAGGTCCATCTTGCTAGACGCGACGATTGAAATGCATTGGAGTGATCGTTCATCCAATGGACAACAGCACTCACAACTGACACTAGACCGATAAATCTGTCTCTCATTCAGTGGCCTCTTGTTACGGTTGGTAATACGGTCAGCACCTCACAACAGACAGATATCTTCCATTCACTCTGCTGTGCAGATGCAGACGGTGTGATCTATTCgggcacacatgcacacaagtTCAACAATTTGAACGTTGCTGCTGCATCTTGGAGGCAAGCAGAGCAGCGCGAGTTCAGGGCCGTTCTACCTGATAAAGCACGCATAATGGTATCAggaataaatcatgaaattggtGAGCTTAACTTGTTCCTTGAGTATAAAGAAAACCACCCATAATTTGACGAGAAGGCCACCCACAATTTGACCACAGGCTACATGTATAAAAACCTATGCT containing:
- the LOC140232344 gene encoding uncharacterized protein, whose amino-acid sequence is MPRSRTRSRSRSGGRGERRSRGRDKKRRSKSVSSRSSSGSGSSTGSSSRSRSRSSSTGSSSGSSRSRSRSSRSSSRSSSGSSSGSGSGSGSDSGSSRSRSRSRSKSRSRSASKGRGGAGTGDKEKGAEKEVVKKTEEKKKEVKEKPKPKRSRSRSRSPPRRKRTPSPKSSRLHVGRLTRNVNKEHLMEIFSIYGAVKSIELPNDRVHQHMSRGFAYIDYVSSNDAEKALKHMDGGQIDGQEITAAFVLAPVPRARPPPPPRRSPPRRGPGWRRTPPRFRDRRRSPPPRRRSPGNRSRSRSRSRSRSRSRSPARRRRYSRSSSSSSR